The following proteins come from a genomic window of Alicyclobacillus dauci:
- a CDS encoding DEAD/DEAH box helicase, translating into MNLEQLLGEWERDASFMEQIAAWRVTEAKPGQFRSIPRTVHPEVLEALSKRGINQLFSHQDEAWQAVREGRDTMIVTPTASGKTLCYNLPVLNAVCEDKSARALYIFPTKALAQDQVAELNELIDHVRTEIHSFTYDGDTPMHARQKIREAGHIVVTNPDMLHAAILPHHTKWLRLFENLKYIVVDETHIYRGVFGSHFANVLRRLERICAFYGSKPQYIMSSATIQNPGELAHLLTGRAVHVIDQSGAPQGERHTLLYNPPIVHKKLGLRKSSLQVARRIAGRLLHEDIATIAFVKTRTQVEVLSSYLKGDAKERLQGGIVGYRGGYLPSERRAIERGLRSGQLRGVVSTNALELGVDIGSLDASITVGYPGSIASVLQQSGRAGRRKGVSLAMYIANASALDQYLVHHPEAVLDASPESARIYPDNLLILMDHLKCAAYEIPFAATESFSVETTSELLEYLADTRVLHKGRDQKFYWMADALPSHGVSLRSAAQENVVIIDETSPRPQVIGETDRFSALTTLHEEAIYLHQSRSFQVERLDLDNGKAFVRAVDADYYTDAELAVRLQVLDELEQMEDADRAVHTFGEVAVNATPTLFKKIKFDTHENLGWGRIHLPEAELHTTSYWCSWHPDAFNFDQDTWESALKGMGHVLKHAAALHCMCSQPDLHVTVQVRDPLRARPTLYIYDAYPGGIGLSERIYRDRDQILSSAFDMVRHCECSDGCPSCVGPGTPDEELKQRVMLLLKSSLSDMSELQEA; encoded by the coding sequence ATGAATTTGGAACAACTGCTGGGTGAATGGGAAAGAGATGCTTCGTTTATGGAGCAGATCGCCGCGTGGAGGGTCACTGAGGCAAAACCAGGACAGTTTCGGTCCATACCGCGCACAGTTCATCCGGAGGTCCTGGAAGCTCTCAGCAAACGGGGGATTAACCAACTGTTCAGCCACCAAGATGAAGCTTGGCAAGCGGTTCGCGAGGGGCGTGACACGATGATTGTCACACCAACCGCGAGCGGTAAGACTCTCTGTTACAACTTGCCTGTCCTCAACGCCGTTTGCGAAGATAAATCCGCGAGAGCACTGTACATATTTCCGACTAAGGCACTTGCGCAGGACCAGGTTGCCGAGTTGAACGAACTCATCGATCACGTTCGTACAGAAATTCATTCCTTCACGTACGACGGTGACACGCCCATGCACGCGAGGCAGAAAATTCGCGAGGCGGGGCATATTGTTGTCACCAATCCAGACATGCTGCACGCGGCCATTTTGCCGCACCACACGAAGTGGTTGCGGTTGTTCGAGAACCTTAAATACATCGTCGTGGACGAAACCCATATCTACCGCGGGGTGTTTGGCAGCCACTTTGCCAACGTGCTTCGGCGACTGGAGCGGATTTGCGCATTTTATGGCTCCAAACCGCAATACATTATGAGTTCAGCCACCATTCAGAACCCGGGTGAGCTCGCTCACTTGTTAACGGGCAGAGCGGTCCACGTGATCGATCAGTCTGGTGCGCCACAGGGAGAGCGACACACGCTTCTATACAATCCCCCCATTGTCCACAAAAAACTCGGTCTTCGTAAGTCTAGTCTTCAGGTTGCCCGCCGGATCGCAGGTCGCCTGTTGCATGAGGACATTGCCACCATTGCGTTCGTGAAGACACGAACACAAGTCGAGGTCCTGTCATCGTACCTCAAGGGTGACGCCAAGGAGCGCTTACAGGGCGGCATCGTCGGTTACCGAGGCGGCTATTTGCCCAGTGAGCGGCGGGCCATCGAGCGAGGCCTGAGAAGCGGTCAATTGCGGGGCGTGGTCAGTACAAACGCACTGGAGCTCGGCGTGGATATCGGTTCTCTTGATGCGTCCATCACCGTCGGATATCCGGGGTCCATCGCTTCTGTCCTGCAGCAGAGCGGGCGCGCTGGGAGGCGCAAAGGCGTTTCTCTGGCCATGTACATCGCCAATGCTTCAGCACTGGATCAATACCTTGTCCACCATCCTGAAGCCGTGCTAGATGCCTCGCCGGAATCCGCCCGAATCTACCCAGATAACCTGTTAATCTTGATGGATCACCTAAAGTGTGCGGCGTACGAGATCCCGTTTGCAGCAACTGAGTCGTTTTCTGTCGAAACCACGAGTGAATTGTTGGAATACCTTGCAGACACTCGAGTTTTACACAAAGGGCGGGACCAAAAGTTCTACTGGATGGCGGATGCATTGCCGAGTCACGGGGTGTCGCTACGGAGTGCTGCCCAGGAAAATGTCGTCATCATCGACGAGACAAGTCCCCGCCCTCAAGTCATTGGTGAGACCGACCGGTTCAGTGCGCTGACGACACTTCACGAGGAAGCCATCTATCTTCACCAGTCCAGGTCATTTCAAGTGGAGCGGCTTGATTTGGATAACGGTAAGGCTTTTGTCCGTGCCGTCGACGCGGATTACTACACGGATGCGGAATTGGCGGTGCGTCTGCAAGTGCTGGATGAACTTGAGCAGATGGAGGATGCCGATCGGGCTGTTCACACATTTGGTGAAGTGGCTGTCAACGCGACGCCTACATTGTTCAAGAAAATCAAGTTCGATACGCACGAAAATCTCGGTTGGGGCCGTATTCACTTGCCTGAGGCGGAATTGCATACCACCTCTTACTGGTGTAGTTGGCACCCTGATGCGTTCAATTTTGATCAAGACACGTGGGAAAGTGCGTTAAAGGGTATGGGACATGTGCTCAAGCATGCTGCAGCACTGCACTGCATGTGTTCGCAGCCGGATTTACACGTAACTGTTCAAGTCCGCGATCCGCTCCGTGCCCGCCCAACTTTGTACATTTATGATGCGTACCCGGGGGGGATTGGGCTGTCTGAGCGGATCTATCGCGATAGAGATCAGATCCTTTCCTCTGCTTTCGACATGGTTCGTCATTGCGAGTGTTCGGATGGCTGCCCCTCCTGCGTTGGGCCAGGAACGCCAGATGAGGAGCTGAAGCAACGCGTCATGTTGCTGTTGAAATCGTCCTTGTCAGACATGAGTGAACTGCAGGAGGCGTAG
- a CDS encoding RsfA family transcriptional regulator: MQTVEKWASRSDAWTPDDDTRLADLVLQHIRSGSTQLKAFEEAASLLGRTPAACGYRWNGVVRKDYRTEIAAAKQARKNAGSIVVATIVSESPSTETIDTSATSESMKDVIEFLQTYDAQYQKLRTYLTQIEKEKHALAAQVESLQEQLSSQQTTIEKSVSPEQLEEDSRTLFAIMERARRLLGDSNRAHSDS, translated from the coding sequence TTGCAAACGGTAGAAAAATGGGCTTCTCGCTCAGATGCGTGGACACCTGACGACGATACGCGTTTAGCGGACCTAGTTTTGCAACATATCCGGAGTGGCAGCACTCAATTGAAAGCATTCGAAGAAGCGGCAAGTTTGCTAGGACGAACGCCGGCCGCCTGCGGTTACCGTTGGAACGGCGTCGTTCGCAAGGATTACCGCACAGAAATAGCCGCTGCGAAACAAGCTCGCAAAAACGCGGGATCGATAGTTGTTGCAACGATTGTCTCTGAATCCCCCTCCACAGAGACGATTGATACCAGTGCGACAAGTGAGTCGATGAAAGACGTCATCGAATTCCTACAAACATATGACGCTCAATATCAGAAACTACGGACATACTTAACCCAGATTGAGAAAGAAAAACACGCACTTGCTGCGCAAGTCGAATCCTTGCAGGAACAACTATCTTCACAGCAAACAACCATTGAGAAATCAGTCAGCCCCGAACAACTCGAAGAGGACTCTCGAACATTATTCGCTATTATGGAACGTGCTCGACGACTCTTGGGTGACAGCAATCGCGCGCATTCAGACAGTTAA